The genomic stretch GCCGCCGAGAGGGCGGAGGGCGATGAGTTCGGGGTCGAGGTCCACGAAGAGCAGTAGTACCAAGGCCGGTCGTACGGGCCTCGGGGAGTGCCACCCACCCTGGGGAGGACGGAGGGCGATTTGTACTCCATCGGCAGTAGGAGGCATTGCCTGCTCAGGTACGACGACGGGAAGAACTTTTAGGGGCATCGTGTTGGCTATGGAAGCCGACCGTTCGCCGCGCGGGACCAAGAGCCCCCGCCTCACGCAGAGGAGCAGCTCATGAGCGCCCTCGCGTTGTCCGTGCTGCTGTCGCTCGTCTCCGCCGTCGCCTACGCGGGCGGAGCGATCGTGCAGGAGCACGTCGCGGTGTCCACGACCGGACAGCAGCAGTACGCACCGCTGCGCCGGCCGACCTGGTGGGCCGCGGTGGCGCTCAACGGCCTCGGCGGTCTGCTGCACGTGGTGGCCCTCGCCTTCGGACCGCTGAGCCTGGTCCAGCCGCTGGGCGCCCTCACCATCGTCTTCGCGCTGCCCATGGCGGCCCTCTTCGTCGGCCGCAAGGCCGGGTCGACCGCCTGGCGCGGCGCCATCATGGCGACCGTCGGTCTGGCCGGTCTGCTCTCCCTGGTCGGCGCCTCCGAGTCGCAGTCCCTCGACACCGCCCAGCGCACCGGCGTGGCCCTGGTCACCGCGGGCGCCGTGGTGACCCTGATGATCGCGGGCCGGGCGGCCCACCGGCACCCGGTCGTGCGCAGCGTGCTGCTGGCGACCGCGTCGGGTATCGCCTTCGGTATGTCCTCGGTGTTCACGAAGATCGTCGCGGTCGACTGGAACGGCGGGGTGACGGCGGGCGACCTGCCGTCGCTGGCCACCATCGGCGTGTTCGCCACGGCCGGACTGCTGCTGTCGCAGGCCGCATACCGCGGCGCGGGACTCGCCGCCCCGCTGGCGGTGCTGACCGTCGTGAACCCGGTGATCGCGGCCGCGGTCGGCATCACGATGTTCGGCGAAACCTTCCGCTACGGCACGACCGGCACCGCGCTCGCGCTGAGCTGTGGCGTGGTCGCGGCGGGCGGTCTGATCCTGCTGACGACGGAGCGCATCGAACGCACCCAGCCTCGCACCCAGCCGAAGCCGGGACTCCCCGCGGTGCCGGCCCCGGCCGCGGAACTGGCCCCGGCCGAGGAGCTGCGGATCGTGCTCCCGGAGCAGCCGAGCACCCGGATTCCGGCCCCTGCCCCTGCCCCTGCCCCGCAGGACCCGGCACTGACCCCGAGCAGCTCCTCCCCGCACCTGTACGGCCCGTTCTACGGCGGACCGTACGTCCCGATGCCGGTGCTTGACCGGCATCGGACCCGCATCAAATCCTGACGCCGCCTGCCCTCAGGTAGGCCACCGGGTCGATGTCCGACCCGAAACCGGGCCCGGTCCGCACCTCGAAGTGCAGATGCGGGCCCGTGCTGTTGCCCGTGGAACCGGAGCGGCCGATCCGCTGGCCCGCGCCGACCTGCTGGCCGCTCTTCACGGAGATCGCCGACAGATGGGCGTACTGGGAGTAGCGGCCGTCCGCGTGCCGGATCACCACCTCGTAGCCGAAGGAGCCCTCCCAGCCCGCGTTCACCACCGTGCCCTGGGCCACCGAGAGCACGGAGGTGCCGGTGGCGACCGGGAAGTCGACGCCGGTGTGGTAACCCTGCGACCAGGAGGAACCCGCCTTGTGGTACGGCGTGCCGGTGGGCGCGCTGACCGGGGAGACCATGGTCCTGGTCTTGTTCGAGGACTGCTTCTCGGGCTTCTTCTTCTCCGGAGTGGACCTCTTCTCCGGAGGGGACTTCTTCTCGGAAGTGGCCCGTTCCTGCTTCGACTTGGCGGCCGTCGAGGTCGTCTTCGTGGCGGACTTGCCTCCGAGAGCCAGCCGCTGCCCGGGCAGGATCAGGTCCGGATCCGCCCCGACGGTCTGCCGGTTGGCGTCGTACAGCCGCTGCCAGCCGCCCCGTACGTCCTGCTCGTCGGCGATCGTGGACAGCGTGTCACCGCGCACCACCGTGTACATCTCGGCCTTGCCGGCCCGGGACTGCGGAGTGGTCTGCGGCCGCACGTCGGGGACGGACGTCTTCAGCTCGGGGGTGTCGCCGCCCCGGGTGAGCCCGGCTTGCACCGAACAGACCGGCCAGGCGCCGGGACCCTGCCCGTCGAGGACCTTCTCGGCGATGGCGATCTGCTGGTCCTTGGTGGCGAGGTCGGCGCGCGGCGCGTACCGGGTGCCGCCGTACGCCTCCCACGTGGACTGGGCGAACTGGAGCCCGCCGTAGTAGCCGTTGCCGGTGTTGATGTTCCAGTCGTTGGTCGACTCGCACGCGGCGACCTTGTCCCAGGTCTCCACGTCCGCCGCCTGCGCGGTACCGGTGCCGATGAGCGGGATCGCCATCCCGGCACCGCCCGCGGTGACGGTGAGCGAGGCGCGGTTGATCCTTTTCGGCTGATACCGGCGGTGCCGGCCGCGTACGGCCATATCGGTGCCCCCTCGACATGCGTCAGGAGGGCCAAAAGTAAGCGTCCGTAACAGGCCATGACAAGACGGCAATCGGTCGTGCTGTGGCTCAAGATGCAGGGCTGGACAGCTGGTTGAGACTCGCCTGAGGCAGCAGGGGCCTGTCCTGCGTATCTGCTTGCGGAACACTGAACAACCCGGAAGTGCGGTCGGCGTACCGGCACGTCAAGATGGTCACTGCGGCAATACTGGCGGGCACGACGGCACCACCGATACCGGATTCCTTAGGAGCCAACCGTATGAGCACTACAGCCCAGATCGGCGTCACGGGACTGGCGGTCATGGGCCGCAATCTCGCCCGCAACTTCGCCCGCAACGGCTACACGGTCGCGGTGCACAACCGGACGTCGGCGCGTACGCACGCGCTGGTGGCGGAGTTCGGTGACGAGGGCGAGTTCATCGCGGCCGAGACCGCCAAGGACTTCGTGGCGGCGCTGGAGCGGCCCCGCCGCCTTGTCGTCATGGTGAAGGCGGGCGAGCCCACCGACGCGGTGATCCAGGAGTTCGCCCCGCTGCTGGAACCGGGCGACATGATCATCGACGGCGGCAACGCGCACTTCGCCGACACCCGGCGCCGCGAGCGCGAACTGCGCGAGCAGGGCATCCACTTCGTCGGCATGGGCGTCTCCGGCGGCGAGGAGGGCGCGCTGAACGGGCCGAGCATCATGCCCGGCGGCCCGAAGGAGTCCTACGACTCGCTCGGCCCGATGCTGGAGAAGATCTCGGCGAAGGCGGCGGACGGGGCGCCCTGTGTGACCCATGTCGGTCCGGACGGCGCCGGGCATTTCGTGAAGATGGTGCACAACGGCATCGAGTACGCCGACATGCAGCTGATCGGTGAGGCGTACCAGTTGCTGCGCGAGGTCGCGGGCTACTCCCCC from Streptomyces davaonensis JCM 4913 encodes the following:
- a CDS encoding transglycosylase family protein, which gives rise to MAVRGRHRRYQPKRINRASLTVTAGGAGMAIPLIGTGTAQAADVETWDKVAACESTNDWNINTGNGYYGGLQFAQSTWEAYGGTRYAPRADLATKDQQIAIAEKVLDGQGPGAWPVCSVQAGLTRGGDTPELKTSVPDVRPQTTPQSRAGKAEMYTVVRGDTLSTIADEQDVRGGWQRLYDANRQTVGADPDLILPGQRLALGGKSATKTTSTAAKSKQERATSEKKSPPEKRSTPEKKKPEKQSSNKTRTMVSPVSAPTGTPYHKAGSSWSQGYHTGVDFPVATGTSVLSVAQGTVVNAGWEGSFGYEVVIRHADGRYSQYAHLSAISVKSGQQVGAGQRIGRSGSTGNSTGPHLHFEVRTGPGFGSDIDPVAYLRAGGVRI
- a CDS encoding DMT family transporter, with the protein product MSALALSVLLSLVSAVAYAGGAIVQEHVAVSTTGQQQYAPLRRPTWWAAVALNGLGGLLHVVALAFGPLSLVQPLGALTIVFALPMAALFVGRKAGSTAWRGAIMATVGLAGLLSLVGASESQSLDTAQRTGVALVTAGAVVTLMIAGRAAHRHPVVRSVLLATASGIAFGMSSVFTKIVAVDWNGGVTAGDLPSLATIGVFATAGLLLSQAAYRGAGLAAPLAVLTVVNPVIAAAVGITMFGETFRYGTTGTALALSCGVVAAGGLILLTTERIERTQPRTQPKPGLPAVPAPAAELAPAEELRIVLPEQPSTRIPAPAPAPAPQDPALTPSSSSPHLYGPFYGGPYVPMPVLDRHRTRIKS